A single Brevundimonas sp. SL130 DNA region contains:
- a CDS encoding flavin reductase family protein — MIASPPRIGGLEVQGWGDPEDPVVLLIGPLASLSPDWIQWVRALVEAGRHVLSATGLDEGEEATALRGLLTDISSRPAILCSAETLARVAPALIVSGPPLASCLIVVGEAPAVTTAPLEGLPILTLRPDTLSESGEAADAVILAFLERQAPRDALYYQAGSDPRTLRDALGCFATGVTVVTTLDEAGQPVGLTANSFSSVSLDPPLILFCLARSSSNLERFQRAEHFAINVLHIGQQPMSGAFARSSAERFDGVAWETWETGVPILSGSLASFECATHQVVEAGDHLVFIGRVTRARFEPRRDPLLYFRGRYRRLHFA, encoded by the coding sequence ATGATCGCATCGCCGCCCCGGATCGGAGGCCTGGAGGTCCAGGGTTGGGGCGATCCGGAGGATCCCGTCGTTCTGCTGATCGGACCGCTCGCGTCGCTGTCGCCCGACTGGATCCAATGGGTTCGAGCGTTGGTCGAGGCCGGGCGTCATGTGCTGTCGGCGACGGGGCTGGACGAAGGGGAAGAGGCCACGGCCCTGCGCGGCCTGTTGACCGACATCTCGTCTCGTCCCGCCATCCTGTGTTCGGCCGAGACCCTGGCGCGGGTCGCTCCGGCCTTGATCGTCTCTGGGCCGCCTCTGGCCAGTTGCCTGATCGTCGTGGGCGAAGCCCCGGCCGTGACGACCGCGCCCCTGGAGGGGCTGCCGATCCTGACGTTGAGGCCCGATACCCTGTCCGAGTCGGGGGAGGCGGCCGACGCCGTCATCCTGGCTTTCCTGGAGCGACAGGCGCCTCGCGACGCCCTCTACTACCAGGCCGGATCAGATCCGCGTACCCTGCGCGACGCCCTGGGCTGCTTCGCCACCGGGGTGACGGTGGTGACGACCTTGGACGAGGCGGGCCAGCCGGTCGGCCTGACCGCTAACTCCTTTTCCTCGGTGTCGCTGGATCCGCCGCTGATCCTGTTCTGCCTGGCGCGCAGCTCGTCCAATCTGGAGCGGTTCCAGCGGGCCGAGCATTTCGCCATCAACGTCCTGCACATCGGCCAGCAGCCGATGTCGGGCGCCTTCGCCCGGTCGTCGGCCGAACGGTTCGACGGCGTCGCCTGGGAGACCTGGGAAACGGGCGTCCCCATTCTGTCCGGTTCGCTGGCCAGTTTCGAATGTGCGACCCATCAGGTGGTCGAGGCCGGCGATCATCTGGTCTTCATCGGCCGGGTGACGCGCGCCCGGTTCGAACCGCGCCGCGATCCGCTGCTGTATTTCCGGGGCCGCTACCGACGGCTCCATTTCGCCTGA
- a CDS encoding enoyl-CoA hydratase/isomerase family protein, with protein sequence MNPEPEIIARVENGVGRITLNRPKAIHALNRAMCEAMIEALAAWRADALVTSVLIDHAGERGFCAGGDIRMIAESGAGDASEARAFFLAEYRLNHLMFDYPKPITAIVDGIVMGGGVGISEPSAIRIATERTTYAMPETGIGLFPDVGGGWFLPRLPGQTGVWLALTGVRLKVADTVALGIHTHFVPAIDIEGFKAALLANPSDPLEEANRWVCPTEPEEAPLNPHRDAIDRLFAHDRVEDIFAALETEGSDWALAQLATLKTKSPQSLKVTLRQLRVGAALTSFAENMAMEYALGGRVVRTHDFQEGVRAVIVDKDNAPRWSPADLSGVTDEMLDALFTPLPDNEKWTPLDR encoded by the coding sequence ATGAACCCCGAACCCGAAATCATCGCCCGCGTCGAGAACGGCGTCGGCCGCATTACCCTGAACCGGCCCAAGGCCATCCATGCCCTGAACCGGGCGATGTGCGAGGCGATGATCGAGGCCTTGGCGGCCTGGCGCGCGGACGCGTTGGTGACGTCGGTGCTGATCGACCATGCCGGCGAGCGCGGCTTCTGCGCCGGGGGCGACATCCGCATGATCGCCGAGAGCGGGGCGGGGGACGCGTCCGAGGCCAGGGCCTTCTTCCTGGCGGAATACCGGCTGAACCACCTGATGTTCGACTATCCCAAGCCGATCACGGCCATTGTGGACGGGATCGTCATGGGCGGCGGCGTCGGGATTTCGGAGCCGTCGGCGATCCGTATCGCCACGGAGCGGACGACCTACGCCATGCCGGAGACGGGCATCGGCCTGTTCCCTGATGTCGGCGGCGGCTGGTTTCTGCCGCGTCTGCCGGGCCAGACCGGCGTCTGGCTGGCGCTGACGGGCGTGCGTCTGAAGGTGGCGGACACGGTGGCGTTGGGAATCCATACTCATTTCGTGCCGGCCATCGATATCGAGGGGTTCAAGGCGGCGCTGCTGGCGAACCCGTCGGACCCGCTGGAGGAGGCGAACCGCTGGGTCTGCCCGACCGAGCCAGAAGAGGCGCCGCTGAACCCCCACCGTGACGCCATCGACCGGCTGTTCGCCCATGACAGGGTCGAGGACATCTTTGCGGCGCTGGAGACGGAAGGCTCGGACTGGGCGCTGGCCCAGCTGGCGACGCTGAAGACCAAGTCGCCGCAGTCGCTGAAGGTCACCTTGCGCCAGTTGCGTGTCGGCGCCGCCCTGACCTCCTTCGCCGAGAACATGGCGATGGAATATGCTCTGGGCGGCCGGGTGGTGCGCACCCACGACTTCCAGGAGGGGGTGCGGGCCGTGATCGTGGACAAGGACAATGCGCCCCGATGGTCCCCGGCGGACCTGTCGGGTGTGACGGACGAGATGCTGGACGCGCTGTTCACGCCGCTGCCGGACAACGAAAAATGGACGCCCCTCGACAGATAG
- a CDS encoding type II toxin-antitoxin system VapC family toxin, with product MKTVTIDASCAISWLFPEQRTQAADRLLLDEQVYRTAPDVFVWEIGNFISLRVGRGRADLDQLREKLDQLDIRLTPPRDSEAALALIGPSVTHGLSLFDTAYLLHALGNGGALASRDAALLDACRAVGVDVFDLRD from the coding sequence ATGAAAACCGTTACGATTGACGCCTCTTGCGCGATCAGCTGGCTCTTTCCTGAGCAACGCACCCAGGCGGCGGATCGATTGCTTTTGGACGAACAGGTCTACCGAACGGCGCCGGACGTCTTCGTGTGGGAGATCGGGAATTTTATCTCGTTGCGGGTAGGACGCGGCCGCGCCGATCTGGATCAGCTACGCGAGAAACTGGATCAACTGGACATCCGGCTGACGCCGCCGCGAGACAGCGAGGCGGCGCTGGCGCTGATCGGCCCCTCCGTGACGCACGGACTCAGCCTGTTCGACACCGCCTATCTACTTCACGCCTTGGGGAACGGCGGTGCTCTCGCGTCCCGGGACGCCGCTTTGCTGGATGCCTGCCGCGCCGTCGGCGTGGATGTTTTTGATCTGCGGGATTGA
- a CDS encoding type II toxin-antitoxin system Phd/YefM family antitoxin, translating into MREVGVLEAKTSFTSLIAEVERTGEEILVTRRGRAAVKIVPAMPQRQTLSPEERKAVAEKIIAWRDAQPIDPTLADMSWDELKPLVRNENRYD; encoded by the coding sequence ATGCGTGAGGTCGGAGTGCTGGAAGCCAAGACCTCGTTCACCAGCTTGATCGCCGAGGTGGAGCGAACGGGAGAAGAAATATTAGTCACGCGGCGAGGGCGGGCGGCGGTCAAAATCGTGCCGGCCATGCCCCAGCGTCAAACCCTGTCGCCGGAAGAGCGCAAGGCCGTGGCAGAGAAGATCATCGCTTGGCGAGATGCTCAACCTATCGATCCGACCCTGGCCGACATGAGTTGGGACGAGTTGAAGCCACTGGTCCGCAATGAAAACCGTTACGATTGA
- a CDS encoding isobutyryl-CoA dehydrogenase — protein MDFALTDDQRAIQDAARAFAEAELAPHSARWDEEKHFPVAVMKEAAEMGFCGIYTAEEHGGMALGRVEAALIFEELSRGDVATAAFISIHNMATWMIDRFGSDDLRASFVPDLVGMEKIASYCLTEPGSGSDAAALRTTAVRDGDHYVLNGAKAFISGAGTSDLYVVMVRTGGEGPKGISAVIVEAGTPGLSFGAQERKMGWNAQPTAIVQFDDCRVPVANLLGEEGAGFRYAMAGLDGGRLNIAACSLGGARLALETAQDYVTTRKQFGKPLGEFQALQFRLADMATDLEAARLMVLRGAWAIDTDHPEKTKWCAMAKRLATDACFQIADEALQLHGGYGYLKDYPLERIVRDLRVHRILEGTNEIMRVIIAREMGRE, from the coding sequence ATGGATTTCGCCCTTACCGATGACCAGCGCGCCATTCAGGACGCGGCGCGCGCCTTCGCCGAGGCCGAACTGGCGCCCCATTCGGCGCGCTGGGACGAGGAGAAGCATTTCCCCGTCGCGGTGATGAAAGAGGCGGCCGAGATGGGCTTCTGCGGCATCTATACGGCTGAGGAACACGGCGGCATGGCCCTGGGCCGGGTCGAGGCGGCGCTGATCTTTGAGGAGCTGTCGCGCGGCGATGTGGCGACGGCGGCCTTCATCTCGATCCACAATATGGCGACCTGGATGATCGACCGGTTCGGGTCGGACGATCTGCGCGCAAGCTTCGTCCCCGATCTGGTCGGCATGGAGAAGATCGCCTCCTATTGCCTGACCGAGCCGGGCTCCGGCTCGGACGCGGCGGCCCTGCGGACCACGGCGGTGCGCGACGGCGACCATTATGTCCTGAACGGCGCCAAGGCCTTCATCTCGGGCGCGGGGACCAGCGACCTTTATGTGGTCATGGTCCGGACCGGAGGGGAGGGCCCCAAGGGGATCAGCGCCGTCATTGTCGAGGCCGGAACGCCCGGCCTGTCGTTCGGCGCCCAGGAGCGCAAAATGGGCTGGAACGCCCAGCCGACCGCCATCGTCCAGTTCGACGACTGCCGTGTGCCGGTCGCCAATCTGCTGGGCGAAGAAGGGGCGGGCTTCCGCTACGCCATGGCGGGTCTGGACGGCGGGCGGCTGAACATCGCCGCCTGTTCCCTGGGCGGGGCGCGGCTGGCGCTGGAGACGGCGCAGGACTACGTCACGACACGCAAACAGTTCGGCAAGCCGCTGGGCGAGTTTCAGGCGTTACAGTTCCGCCTGGCCGACATGGCCACCGACCTGGAGGCGGCGCGGCTGATGGTGCTGCGCGGCGCCTGGGCCATCGACACTGATCATCCCGAAAAGACCAAATGGTGCGCCATGGCCAAGCGCCTGGCTACCGACGCCTGTTTCCAGATCGCCGACGAGGCCCTGCAACTGCACGGCGGCTACGGCTATCTGAAGGACTATCCGTTGGAACGGATCGTGCGCGACTTGCGGGTCCACCGCATCCTGGAAGGGACCAACGAGATCATGCGGGTGATCATCGCGCGGGAGATGGGGCGAGAGTGA
- the aguB gene encoding N-carbamoylputrescine amidase yields MTRTITVAGIQTSYGEDMQANIAKTIDFVREAASKGAQVILPSELFQGPYFCVSQEEHWFSQAYEWREHPCVLAMAPVAKQLGVAIPVSIFEKDGPQYYNSMVMLDADGEALGIYRKSHIPDGPGYQEKYYFRPGDTGFKVWNTRFGKVGVGICWDQWFPEAARAMMLMGADVLMYPTAIGTEPHDATLHTAQPWRRAMQGHAVSNAVPVVGANRIGHETVTEVGQTFYGHSFIADQQGDLVESLDAEEEGVLVHRFDLDELDKYRAAWGFFRDRRTDLYGVLTGAR; encoded by the coding sequence ATGACCCGCACCATCACCGTCGCCGGCATCCAGACCTCTTATGGCGAGGATATGCAGGCGAACATCGCCAAGACCATCGACTTCGTGCGTGAGGCGGCGTCGAAGGGCGCACAGGTGATCCTGCCGTCGGAACTGTTCCAGGGGCCGTATTTCTGCGTCTCGCAGGAGGAGCACTGGTTCAGCCAGGCCTATGAATGGCGCGAACATCCCTGCGTGTTGGCCATGGCGCCCGTGGCCAAGCAATTGGGCGTGGCCATTCCGGTCTCGATCTTCGAGAAGGACGGGCCGCAGTATTACAATTCGATGGTCATGCTGGACGCGGACGGAGAGGCTCTGGGGATCTATCGCAAGAGCCATATCCCCGACGGTCCGGGTTATCAGGAAAAATACTATTTCCGGCCCGGCGACACCGGATTCAAGGTCTGGAACACCCGGTTCGGCAAGGTCGGGGTCGGCATCTGCTGGGACCAGTGGTTCCCGGAAGCCGCGCGGGCAATGATGCTGATGGGCGCCGACGTCCTGATGTATCCGACGGCCATCGGCACCGAGCCGCACGACGCCACCCTGCACACGGCCCAGCCCTGGCGGCGCGCCATGCAGGGGCACGCGGTGTCCAACGCCGTGCCGGTCGTCGGCGCTAACCGCATCGGCCATGAGACGGTGACCGAGGTCGGCCAGACCTTCTACGGCCATTCCTTCATCGCCGATCAGCAGGGCGATCTGGTCGAGAGCCTGGACGCCGAGGAGGAGGGTGTGCTGGTGCACCGTTTCGACCTGGACGAACTGGACAAGTATCGCGCGGCCTGGGGCTTCTTCCGGGATCGGCGGACGGATCTGTATGGGGTGCTGACGGGGGCGAGATAG
- a CDS encoding four helix bundle protein encodes MKVWQIALDMTETLYRVTADWPKAEQYGLVSQVRRAAVSVPANIAEGAGRRTPGEFGHFIGIARGSLAELETLLIIARRLAYIEEPSFRAIMDDLFELGRMTTGLLKSISDRR; translated from the coding sequence TTGAAGGTCTGGCAGATTGCTCTGGACATGACGGAGACGTTGTATCGGGTGACGGCCGACTGGCCGAAGGCGGAGCAGTATGGCTTGGTCAGTCAGGTCCGTCGGGCCGCTGTGTCTGTGCCGGCTAATATTGCAGAAGGGGCCGGCCGCCGCACACCCGGGGAGTTTGGGCATTTCATCGGGATTGCGCGTGGCTCATTGGCGGAACTTGAAACCCTTCTGATCATCGCGCGTCGTCTCGCCTACATCGAAGAGCCGTCGTTCCGTGCGATAATGGATGACCTGTTCGAGTTGGGACGCATGACCACCGGCCTGCTGAAATCGATCAGCGACCGCCGCTGA
- a CDS encoding agmatine deiminase family protein: protein MTAFIPAEWAPHRAMWVGWPSHAEYWFEALEQAQDEVEGLVRALAGPGREQVRLMVGKAEVLADAQARFAGVENVEVVAGEFGDIWLRDTGPIFGAGSKTAAAFRFNGWGGKYDMPGDELVADQIGEHSGVALTWNDFVMEGGSLDHDGEGTVLTTRQCLLNPNRNPAWNQDEAVATAALETAIGAKAVLWLGDGLLNDHTDGHVDNLARFVAPGVVACPVAWGRNDPNAEVYDATARDVSGMTDAAGRKLRVLRIPSPGLVLDEDERPIPASHMNFLIANGAVVVPTYGDDGAADMACKALQDAFPDREIIPLPSKAILTGGGSFHCISQQEPG from the coding sequence ATGACCGCCTTCATCCCCGCAGAATGGGCTCCGCACCGCGCCATGTGGGTGGGTTGGCCCAGCCATGCCGAATACTGGTTCGAGGCGCTGGAACAAGCGCAGGACGAGGTCGAGGGGCTGGTGCGGGCCCTGGCCGGGCCGGGACGTGAACAGGTCAGGCTGATGGTCGGCAAGGCCGAGGTTCTGGCGGACGCTCAGGCGCGCTTCGCCGGGGTCGAGAATGTCGAGGTGGTGGCCGGGGAGTTCGGCGACATCTGGCTGCGCGACACCGGGCCGATCTTCGGCGCGGGGTCGAAGACGGCGGCGGCGTTCCGGTTCAACGGCTGGGGCGGCAAGTATGACATGCCGGGCGACGAACTGGTGGCGGACCAGATCGGCGAGCATTCGGGCGTGGCCCTGACGTGGAACGACTTCGTCATGGAGGGCGGCTCGCTGGATCACGACGGGGAGGGGACGGTCCTGACCACGCGCCAGTGCCTGCTGAACCCGAACCGCAACCCGGCCTGGAATCAGGACGAGGCGGTCGCGACCGCCGCGCTGGAGACGGCCATCGGCGCCAAGGCTGTGCTGTGGCTGGGCGACGGCCTTCTGAACGACCACACCGACGGACACGTGGATAATCTGGCGCGGTTCGTGGCGCCGGGCGTGGTCGCCTGCCCGGTCGCCTGGGGCCGCAACGATCCCAACGCCGAGGTCTATGACGCCACGGCGCGCGATGTGTCGGGTATGACGGACGCGGCGGGACGTAAGCTCCGTGTGCTGAGGATCCCGTCGCCGGGTCTGGTTCTGGACGAGGACGAACGCCCGATCCCGGCCAGCCACATGAACTTCCTGATCGCCAACGGCGCCGTGGTGGTCCCGACCTATGGTGATGACGGTGCAGCCGATATGGCCTGTAAGGCGTTGCAGGACGCCTTCCCTGATCGCGAGATCATCCCGCTGCCGTCCAAGGCCATTCTGACCGGTGGCGGCTCGTTTCACTGTATCTCCCAGCAGGAGCCGGGGTGA
- a CDS encoding TonB-dependent receptor, protein MINRKRLFWATTAIVGVMAGAGAASAQSTGTEATEVQEVVVTGVRGVRTTDGTIVAETAGKTRSTVTQEFIATQAAGQTIVQTLNLTPGLNFTNNDPYGSSGGNIRLRGFDGNRVSLTFDGIPLNDTGNYASYTNQQLDPELIERASVNTGTTDVDSPTASATGGTINYVSRRPATDFGGWVQGALGDFNFRRIMALVDTGEFGPWGTSAWFAVSSQEYDKFKGQGDLKKTQYNFRIYQPIGGNGDFVALSAHYNENRNFAYYSPNLVSTAANGVVTPAEVETSPFGWNIDYSTNYTVPTFRNGVADYDTNTSSTVQAAYYGLRINPSDTGNIRLNSKFTLAEGLTFTFDPSFQYTQANGGGQQTVMSESQAAATGANDTTWRLLAGSSATGGVDLNGDGDVLDRVRVMTPSNTNTYRYGINSSLIWNLNEDHQLRAAYTLDYGRHRQTGAYGAVDFGDPSNPRFADEFGGLDDKDNRILNRDGFYLRARDRLSYAELNQFAAEYRGDFLNDALRINIGVRAPFFKRELNQYCYSQNSSSSVRCTTEVPNATLANGNVTFAGATTQYIAPYSRELKYDDVLPNIGATYRFGANMLYASYAEGLSAPRTDSLYSVTRLADGSIGNPDVQPENTKTFDLGYRFQTSSLIASAAVWHTDYQNRIVSSYDQDLGFNVDRNVGAVESYGFDGSLGWEPTDKLSIFASMALLESELQENVNISSTLVALTKGKEVVETPKETFGLRIAYDFNPVFSAAIQGKYVGERWVTDVNDQKVDAYTVVDLDARFDFAPLGLEGTYLQFNVINLFDEQYYGSLGTTTSSVVGQPGYSRPYANISAPRTIMASLRYAF, encoded by the coding sequence ATGATCAACCGCAAGCGCCTCTTCTGGGCGACTACCGCCATCGTCGGCGTCATGGCCGGCGCCGGCGCCGCCTCGGCGCAATCGACCGGTACGGAAGCGACCGAAGTCCAAGAAGTCGTCGTCACCGGCGTGCGCGGCGTGCGCACCACGGACGGCACTATCGTCGCGGAAACGGCCGGCAAGACCCGTTCGACCGTGACGCAAGAGTTCATCGCGACCCAGGCCGCCGGTCAGACCATCGTCCAGACCCTGAACCTGACGCCGGGTCTGAACTTTACCAACAACGACCCCTACGGTTCGTCGGGCGGCAACATTCGTCTGCGTGGCTTTGACGGCAACCGCGTCTCGCTGACCTTCGACGGTATTCCGCTGAACGACACGGGCAACTACGCCAGCTACACCAACCAACAACTGGATCCGGAACTGATCGAGCGCGCCTCGGTTAATACCGGAACGACGGACGTGGACAGCCCGACGGCTTCGGCCACCGGCGGCACCATCAACTATGTGTCGCGTCGTCCCGCCACGGACTTTGGCGGCTGGGTCCAGGGGGCGCTGGGCGACTTCAACTTCCGCCGCATCATGGCTCTGGTCGATACCGGCGAGTTCGGCCCGTGGGGCACCTCGGCCTGGTTCGCCGTTTCCAGCCAAGAGTATGACAAGTTCAAGGGTCAGGGCGACCTGAAGAAGACCCAGTACAATTTCCGCATCTATCAGCCGATCGGTGGGAACGGCGACTTCGTGGCCCTGTCGGCTCACTACAACGAAAACCGTAACTTCGCCTACTACAGCCCCAACCTGGTATCGACGGCCGCTAACGGCGTCGTCACGCCGGCCGAAGTCGAAACCAGCCCGTTTGGCTGGAACATCGACTATAGCACCAACTATACGGTGCCGACCTTCCGCAACGGCGTCGCTGACTACGACACCAACACGTCCAGCACGGTCCAGGCGGCCTATTACGGGCTCCGGATCAACCCGTCGGATACGGGGAACATCCGCCTCAACTCGAAGTTCACTCTGGCTGAGGGGCTGACCTTCACCTTCGATCCTTCGTTCCAGTACACCCAAGCCAATGGCGGCGGTCAGCAGACTGTGATGTCCGAGTCGCAAGCTGCGGCGACTGGCGCAAACGACACCACTTGGCGGCTGCTTGCCGGTTCGTCGGCTACCGGCGGTGTGGATTTGAACGGTGATGGCGATGTGCTGGACCGCGTTCGCGTCATGACGCCGTCGAACACCAATACCTATCGTTACGGCATCAACAGCTCGCTGATCTGGAACCTCAACGAGGATCACCAACTGCGCGCCGCCTATACGCTGGACTACGGCCGTCACCGTCAGACCGGCGCTTATGGCGCAGTCGATTTCGGCGATCCATCGAACCCGAGATTCGCTGACGAGTTCGGTGGTCTGGATGACAAGGATAACCGCATCCTGAACCGGGACGGCTTCTATCTGCGTGCACGGGATCGTCTGTCCTACGCTGAGCTGAACCAGTTCGCCGCCGAATATCGTGGTGATTTCCTGAATGACGCCCTGCGCATCAACATCGGCGTGCGTGCGCCCTTCTTCAAGCGTGAGCTGAACCAGTACTGCTACTCGCAGAACTCGTCCTCGAGCGTCCGTTGCACCACTGAAGTCCCGAACGCCACGCTGGCCAACGGCAACGTCACCTTCGCCGGCGCCACGACCCAGTACATCGCGCCCTACTCGCGGGAACTGAAGTACGATGACGTGCTGCCCAACATCGGCGCGACCTACCGCTTCGGCGCAAACATGCTCTACGCCTCGTACGCTGAGGGCCTTTCCGCTCCGCGCACGGACAGCTTGTACTCCGTGACTCGCTTGGCCGACGGTTCGATCGGAAACCCCGACGTCCAGCCGGAAAACACCAAGACCTTCGACCTCGGCTATCGCTTCCAGACCTCGAGCCTGATCGCTTCGGCCGCCGTCTGGCACACCGACTACCAGAACCGAATCGTCAGCTCCTACGACCAGGACCTGGGCTTCAACGTCGACCGCAACGTCGGCGCCGTGGAATCCTACGGTTTCGACGGCTCGCTGGGCTGGGAGCCGACCGACAAGCTGAGCATCTTCGCTTCGATGGCGCTGCTGGAAAGCGAACTGCAGGAGAACGTCAACATCTCCTCCACCCTGGTTGCTCTGACCAAGGGCAAGGAAGTGGTCGAGACGCCGAAGGAGACCTTCGGTCTGCGTATCGCCTACGATTTCAACCCGGTCTTCTCGGCTGCGATCCAAGGTAAATATGTCGGCGAGCGTTGGGTGACCGACGTGAACGACCAGAAGGTCGACGCCTACACCGTCGTTGATCTGGACGCCCGCTTCGACTTTGCCCCGCTGGGCCTTGAAGGCACCTATCTACAGTTCAACGTCATCAACCTGTTCGACGAGCAATATTACGGCTCGCTGGGTACGACCACGTCGTCGGTGGTTGGACAACCGGGTTACAGCCGTCCGTACGCCAATATCTCGGCGCCCCGGACCATCATGGCCAGCCTGCGCTACGCCTTCTAA
- a CDS encoding capsular biosynthesis protein — MIVSAPFGRFSALLAKVLEARGATVRRMIFNAGDAMEWRRSGGVVFKGGEEVWGARLAEMTAGYSDVILFGEGGPYNRAVLSAAESLAARVWVLENGYFRPDWITVERNGVNAASGLPRFKQAYGAPAPKLPEPVPVGRILPYHVVNISTYHLVQGLGRLLFPRYVNHYTFSPLAQCLGHIRRYLGLAFQSSAASHVDVIAPRGDFFIACLQREGDAQLLRYSRYPDNTAFLARLMTSFAAHAPKQARLVVKNHPLDPGVVDLAAVTRRLVIERGLQGRVDFIDGGNLAQLCRASRGMVVNNSSAALSALGFQTPVKVMGDAFFDFDGLTDQQSLDDFWAAPQAPDSALFARFRAHVIAQSQVNGNFHEPRAIERTAHGVADMFEWNF, encoded by the coding sequence TTGATCGTCTCCGCGCCGTTCGGACGCTTCAGCGCCCTACTGGCGAAGGTGCTGGAGGCGCGCGGTGCGACCGTGCGGCGGATGATCTTCAACGCCGGGGACGCGATGGAATGGCGGCGAAGCGGCGGGGTGGTGTTCAAGGGCGGAGAAGAAGTCTGGGGCGCGCGGCTGGCGGAGATGACGGCGGGCTATTCAGACGTCATTCTGTTCGGTGAGGGCGGACCCTACAATCGCGCCGTGCTGTCGGCCGCCGAAAGCCTGGCGGCCAGGGTTTGGGTGCTGGAAAACGGCTATTTCCGTCCCGATTGGATCACGGTGGAACGGAACGGGGTCAATGCGGCCAGCGGCCTGCCACGTTTTAAACAGGCCTATGGGGCGCCGGCGCCGAAACTGCCCGAGCCTGTCCCTGTGGGACGGATTTTGCCCTATCATGTGGTCAATATCAGCACCTACCATCTGGTCCAAGGGTTGGGGCGGCTGCTGTTCCCGCGCTACGTCAACCACTATACGTTTTCGCCCCTGGCTCAGTGCCTGGGCCATATTCGGCGGTATCTGGGGCTGGCCTTCCAGTCGTCCGCCGCCAGCCATGTGGACGTCATCGCGCCGCGGGGCGACTTCTTCATCGCCTGTCTTCAGCGCGAGGGCGACGCCCAACTGCTGCGGTATTCGCGCTATCCGGACAACACCGCCTTCCTGGCCAGGCTTATGACCAGTTTCGCGGCCCATGCGCCCAAACAGGCCCGGCTGGTGGTCAAGAATCATCCGCTTGATCCCGGCGTGGTCGATCTGGCGGCGGTCACGCGGCGGCTGGTCATAGAGCGCGGGCTGCAGGGCCGGGTCGATTTCATCGACGGTGGCAATCTGGCCCAACTGTGTCGGGCGTCGCGCGGCATGGTGGTGAATAACTCCAGCGCCGCCCTGTCGGCCTTGGGCTTCCAGACCCCGGTCAAGGTCATGGGCGACGCCTTCTTCGACTTCGACGGTCTGACAGACCAGCAATCGCTGGACGACTTCTGGGCTGCGCCCCAGGCACCGGATTCTGCGCTGTTCGCCCGCTTCCGCGCCCATGTGATCGCCCAGAGCCAGGTGAACGGCAACTTCCACGAACCGCGCGCCATCGAGCGGACGGCGCATGGCGTCGCTGACATGTTTGAGTGGAATTTCTAA